The Lycium barbarum isolate Lr01 chromosome 10, ASM1917538v2, whole genome shotgun sequence genome includes a region encoding these proteins:
- the LOC132613612 gene encoding 6-phosphogluconate dehydrogenase, decarboxylating 2-like, which yields MATPTRIGLAGLAVMGQNLALNIAEKGFPISVYNRSTSKVDETVERAKKEGNLPLYGFHDPESFVLSIQKPRVIIILVKAGAPVDQTIKTLSAFMEKGDCIIDGGNEWYENTERREKEMAELGLLYLGMGVSGGEEGARNGPSMMPGGSFEAYKYIEDILLKVAAQVPDSGPCVTYIGKGGSGNFVKMIHNGIEYGDMQLIAEAYDVLRSVGKLSNDELHQVFSEWNKGELLSFLIEITADIFGIKDDKADGYLVDKVLDKTGMKGTGKWTVQQAAELSVAAPTIAASLDSRFLSGLKDERVQAAKVFKASGVSDVLVEHSVDKKQLIDDVRKALYASKICSYAQGMNLIRAKSVEKGWDLKLGELARIWKGGCIIRAIFLDRIKRAYDRNPDLANLLVDEEFAKEMVERQSAWRRVVCLAINSGISTPGMSSSLAYFDSYRRESLPANLVQAQRDYFGAHTYERIDVPGAFHTEWFKIAKQSKN from the coding sequence ATGGCTACACCAACAAGAATTGGTCTTGCTGGGCTTGCTGTTATGGGACAAAATCTTGCTCTCAACATTGCTGAGAAAGGATTTCCTATATCTGTTTACAACCGATCCACTTCAAAAGTTGACGAGACCGTTGAACGAGCTAAAAAGGAAGGAAACCTTCCTCTTTACGGCTTTCATGATCCAGAGTCATTTGTTCTCTCTATCCAAAAGCCCCGTGTCATAATCATTCTTGTCAAGGCTGGAGCACCAGTTGATCAGACCATCAAAACCCTTTCGGCTTTCATGGAGAAAGGTGACTGTATCATCGATGGCGGCAATGAATGGTACGAAAACAccgaaagaagagagaaagaaatgGCAGAGTTAGGTCTTCTTTATCTCGGAATGGGAGTATCGGGTGGTGAAGAGGGGGCCCGCAACGGACCCTCAATGATGCCTGGAGGCTCTTTTGAAGCCTACAAGTACATAGAGGACATCTTACTAAAAGTTGCTGCTCAAGTTCCTGACAGTGGCCCTTGTGTTACGTATATTGGTAAAGGAGGCTCCGGGAATTTTGTTAAGATGATTCATAATGGAATTGAATATGGTGACATGCAGCTAATTGCAGAGGCTTATGATGTACTAAGATCTGTGGGAAAGCTCTCTAATGATGAACTACACCAAGTCTTCTCGGAGTGGAACAAAGGAGAGCTTTTGAGCTTCTTGATTGAAATAACTGCTGATATATTTGGAATCAAGGATGATAAAGCAGACGGGTATTTGGTAGACAAAGTTTTGGATAAAACCGGGATGAAAGGTACCGGTAAATGGACTGTTCAGCAAGCCGCTGAATTGTCAGTTGCTGCACCTACAATAGCTGCATCATTGGATTCAAGATTCCTTAGTGGGTTAAAAGACGAAAGGGTTCAAGCAGCCAAAGTATTCAAAGCTAGCGGGGTTAGTGATGTGCTCGTTGAGCATTCCGTGGATAAGAAACAATTGATTGACGATGTGAGAAAGGCACTTTATGCATCCAAAATATGTAGCTATGCTCAGGGAATGAATTTGATAAGGGCAAAGAGTGTTGAAAAGGGATGGGACTTGAAGCTAGGGGAGCTTGCTAGGATTTGGAAGGGTGGTTGTATTATCCGTGCTATATTTTTGGATAGGATTAAGAGGGCTTATGACAGAAACCCGGATCTCGCTAACTTACTCGTGGATGAAGAGTTTGCAAAAGAGATGGTTGAACGGCAGTCTGCTTGGCGAAGAGTAGTCTGCCTAGCTATAAACTCGGGGATTAGCACACCGGGTATGTCTTCAAGTCTTGCTTACTTTGACTCGTACAGGAGGGAAAGTCTTCCTGCCAATTTAGTTCAAGCTCAGAGGGATTATTTCGGTGCTCATACTTATGAGAGGATTGATGTGCCGGGGGCTTTCCATACCGAGTGGTTCAAGATTGCCAAACAGTCGAAGAACTGA
- the LOC132613201 gene encoding protein SOB FIVE-LIKE 2, with protein sequence MELSKLPGGTKECSSSESGWTMYIASPIHQYHHEDEDDDDDDERTSRKRDKNLYDDDDDGEDVGSDDSLVSDASSGPGHQEVCTTIDKSHGKLRLKHAEKETKKFPSKEYNREVKKKLFDMNIKAAKEDSGHKSKIRIDYASSRSTSRRKYVN encoded by the coding sequence ATGGAGTTATCTAAACTCCCTGGAGGCACAAAAGAATGTAGCAGCAGTGAGTCCGGATGGACAATGTATATTGCTTCACCTATTCATCAATATCACCATGAAGACgaggacgatgatgatgatgatgaaagaaCTTCGAGGAAGAGAGACAAGAATctttacgatgatgatgatgatggtgaagATGTCGGGAGTGATGACTCCTTAGTTTCGGATGCCTCGTCTGGTCCAGGTCATCAAGAAGTATGCACAACCATTGATAAAAGTCATGGAAAGCTTCGATTAAAGCATGCCGAGAAAGAAACAAAGAAGTTCCCAAGCAAGGAATACAACAGAGAAGTGAAGAAGAAACTGTTTGATATGAATATAAAAGCAGCAAAAGAAGATTCAGGACATAAATCAAAGATCAGAATAGATTATGCATCGAGCAGATCAACATCTAGGAGAAAATATGTGAATTGA